A segment of the Peptoclostridium acidaminophilum DSM 3953 genome:
CGGAGAGGAGCTGCTCAAGGCCTACAACATGCTGCTTGTCCAAAAGCAGATTGAAAGGATGAAGCGCAAGATGGCCTTCACCGAAAACTTCTTCTTCCTGACGGGCTGGGTGCCAAGAAACGACAAGGCACTTGTGCTTGAGAGCCTTGAAAAGGCGGATGAGAGGGTCGTGGTCGTTTGGAGCAGGGGCAGCAAGGCTCAATCACAGTCGCTTACGCGGCCGCCTACTAAGCTTCGGAACAACTGGTTTATAAAGCCCTTTGAAAACCTGGTCAAGATGTACGGTGTGCCGTCTTACGACGAGCTTGACCCTACAACATTTCTGGGAATCACCTACATGCTGCTTTTTGGGGCGATGTTCGGAGACGTGGGGCAGGGAGCTGTGCTGTTTTTCACAGGTCTATACCTGGCGCTGAAAGTCGAAAAGTTCAAGGCATACGGCTCCATACTTACAAGGATTGGAGCAAGCTCGGCAGTATTCGGATTTATGTATGGCAGTATTTTCGGCTTCGAGCATGTTCTGCCGGCGCTGCTTGTGAGGCCAATCGAAAACATAAATTTCGTTCTAGTATCATCTGTGGTTTTCGGAGTGATACTGCTCGTAATGAGCTTTGGATACAACATAGTCAACTCCATAAAGCAAAGGAACATGAAGGATGGCTTGTTTGGAAGGAACGGGGTTACGGGCCTAATATTCTATATTGTCCTGCTCGTCATGATATACCAGGTGCTTACAAGCGCAGACATATTGAATGTTACTGTAGGTGTGGCAATGGCGGTGGTACTCATAGCGCTTATGGTTGTGCGGGAGCCACTTTCCAACATAATAATGAAAAAAAGGCCTCTCTACCACGAGAGTCCGTCGCAGTACTATATTGAAAGCGGCTTTGACATATTCGAGACTCTAATGAGCATGGCGAGCAACACCATATCGTTCATAAGGGTCGGAGCTTTCGCGCTTAACCATGCGGGGCTTTTCATGGCATTTCTTACTATGGCGAGCCTTATGGGCAGTCCGGCTGGAAGCGCCATTATGATAATAATAGGCAACATAGTGATAATAGCGCTGGAAGGGCTGATAGTATTCATTCAGGGCCTGCGGCTCGAATACTACGAGCTTTTCAGCAAGTATTTCAAGGGCGAGGGCAGGGAGTTTGACCCTGTCAAGATGAGCGCCGAATAGGCTTGTATAAGCCATAAAAAAAACTGGAGGGATGACATATGAAGGCTATTCTTATAATCAACAGCATGATAGTATTTGCAACCATAGCAAGCGGAATCTACCTGGAACTGAGCAAATCAAACAGACTTGGCAAGCGGGCGGGAATGGTGCTCAAAGCCAGCATAGGAGCGTGCTCTGCCTTCATGCTTACGGCCGTTGGCATGATGGTTCCTGATATCGCATTTGCCGCCACAGAGGGAACTGCAACTAGCGCATCGGGGCTTGGCTTCATAGCTGCAGCCCTTTGTACGGGGCTTGCCACAATAGGCGCCGGTTACGCGGTGGGCGCAGTCGGCTCTTCGGCGCTTGGAGCCGTATCTGAGGATCAGAGCATACTTGGAAAAACTCTGATATTCGTAGGCCTTGCCGAAGGGATAGCAATATACGGGCTTATAATATCAATACTTATACTCGGAAGGATATAGCGGCGGATCTGGAGGGATTTTATGAGATCTTTTGTAATAAGCGACGACAGCGACACTCTCCTGGCCATGCGGATTGCAGGCATAGACGGAGTCATG
Coding sequences within it:
- a CDS encoding V-type ATP synthase subunit I, translated to MAVERMELMTVAGPTDNIEEVLRSVVLLEKVHIESSIKKAGEGSPTLCMLEEGEGEMECDIRPYSEFEDFAELEKKMTIIKGYFGIEFHVDKKLITSECTYKRCRQELEWLYSKIEPLHKEVVDKEYRLAALLEFKDSIKYTGALDVTIEELEQMKYFDFRIGTLSKEKRLKLKESYDSITAAIFHIGSSEKEEVYLAVYPDEIEEDTDKVLKSLNFHDIQIPPEIKGNPGQAIAAIDETIAMLEGEIGSLKAELEGFREEYGEELLKAYNMLLVQKQIERMKRKMAFTENFFFLTGWVPRNDKALVLESLEKADERVVVVWSRGSKAQSQSLTRPPTKLRNNWFIKPFENLVKMYGVPSYDELDPTTFLGITYMLLFGAMFGDVGQGAVLFFTGLYLALKVEKFKAYGSILTRIGASSAVFGFMYGSIFGFEHVLPALLVRPIENINFVLVSSVVFGVILLVMSFGYNIVNSIKQRNMKDGLFGRNGVTGLIFYIVLLVMIYQVLTSADILNVTVGVAMAVVLIALMVVREPLSNIIMKKRPLYHESPSQYYIESGFDIFETLMSMASNTISFIRVGAFALNHAGLFMAFLTMASLMGSPAGSAIMIIIGNIVIIALEGLIVFIQGLRLEYYELFSKYFKGEGREFDPVKMSAE
- a CDS encoding ATP synthase subunit C, with the protein product MKAILIINSMIVFATIASGIYLELSKSNRLGKRAGMVLKASIGACSAFMLTAVGMMVPDIAFAATEGTATSASGLGFIAAALCTGLATIGAGYAVGAVGSSALGAVSEDQSILGKTLIFVGLAEGIAIYGLIISILILGRI